Proteins encoded within one genomic window of Labeo rohita strain BAU-BD-2019 unplaced genomic scaffold, IGBB_LRoh.1.0 scaffold_138, whole genome shotgun sequence:
- the LOC127158188 gene encoding protein NLRC3 — MSLSQKQSVRSDSHVSSSVSVKSDWSKEGEPPIFSEKKTSTKSVRSDSHVSSSVSVKSDWSKDGLPPNFSEKKASSTKRVQYETLDSDVQTHRKHKNFKDNLLWIFQDLESKIIEFLKNEMKKFKKILQEEDLQYFVKDFNENRCSIKEAALDLTLYFLREMKQDEAADTLEDELFFIHQLKCSLKEKYQCVFEGIAKQGDSTLLNNIYTDLYITQGCSEQVNTEHEVRQIEVASRRHESQEIQVECTNLFETPEQDKQIRTVLTKGVAGIGKSVSVQKFVLDWAEGKENQDISFIFPLPFREMNLKEKEKLSLMDLITQFFPETKGMNLTRRNQKVLFILDGLDEFRLPLNFKENETLHDVSSPSSLDVLLTNLIKGNLLPSALIWITTRPAAAGKIPPDCIDRLTEIRGFNDAQKEEYFRKRFTDEDLAKEIIDHVKQSKSLFIMCHIPVFCWISATVLQNILEAKRNNVVKNNQADDASKKLQESNIEDTPKTLTQMYAHFLRFQILQSRRKYDGEYRQDVSWDKDAIFSLGKLAFHELERNNVIFYDTDLEACGIDVYKASVYSGMCTQIFKEEMGIVLGTMYCFVHLSIQEFIAALYAHLFLDIKKRSVFVHENKSPKTMIDLLKTAVDKALESDNGHLDLFLRFLLGLSLQSNQRLLQGLLTQQDGNDQIKKEIVQYIKQKFEANLSPERSINLFYCLNELNDQTLVKDIQTHLNKGNLSSADLSPAQWSALAFVLLTSEEELEEFELQKFCKSDECLISLLAVIKTSKRAL, encoded by the exons ATGAGTCTCTCACAGAAACAGAG TGTAAGATCAGACTCACATGTGtccagctctgtgtctgtgaagagtgactGGTCAAAAGAAGGTGAACCACCAATCttcagtgagaaaaaaacatctacCAAAAG tgtaagatcagactcacatgtgtccagctctgtgtctgtgaagagtgactGGTCAAAAGATGGTTTGCCACCGAACTTCAGTGAGAAAAAAGCATCATCTACCAAAag GGTTCAATATGAGACATTAGATTCAGACGTCCAGACTCACAGGAAACACAAGAATTTCAAAGACAATCTCCTGTGGATCTTCCAG gatcttgaaagcaaaataattgaatttctgaagaatgagatgaaaaagtttaagaaaatattacaagaagAAGACTTACAATACTTTGTGAAGGATTTTAATGAGAACAGATGCAGTATCAAAGAAGCAGCTCTTGATCTCACACTCTACTTCCTGAGAGAGATGAAGCAAGATGAAGCTGCTGATACTTTAGAAG ATGAGCTGTTCTTCATTCATCAGCTAAAATGTAGCTTAAAGGAAAAGTATCAATGTGTGTTTGAAGGAATTGCAAAGCAAGGTGACTCTACACTTCTGAATAACATCTACACAGATCTCTATATCACTCAGGGTTGTAGTGAACAGGTCAATACTGAACATGAGGTAAGACAGATTGAAGTTGCTTCCAGGCGTCATGAATCACAAGAAATACAGGTTGAATGCACAAATTTGTTTGAAACACCTGAACAAGACAAGCAGATCAGAACTGTACTGACAAAAGGAGTTGCTGGCATCGGAAAATCAGTCTCTGTACAGAAGTTTGTTCTGGATTGggctgaaggaaaagaaaatcaagatATCAGCTTCATATTTCCTCTTCCATTCAGAGAGATGAACTtaaaggagaaagaaaaactaAGTTTGATGGACCTTATAACTCAGTTTTTCCCTGAGACTAAAGGAATGAACCTTACAAGAAGGAACCAAAAAGTTCTGTTCATtcttgatggtttggatgaATTTCGTCTTCCTTTAAACTTTAAGGAAAATGAGACATTGCATGATGTGTCTTCACCATCATCTCTGGATGTTCTCCTAACGAACCTCATCAAGGGAAATCTGCTTccttctgctctcatctggatcaccaccAGACCAGCAGCTGCCGGTAAGATTCCTCCTGACTGTATCGACCGGCTGACAGAGATACGAGGATTCAATGATGCACAAAAGGAGGAGTACTTCAGAAAAAGATTCACAGATGAGGATCTGGCCAAAGAAATCATTGATCATGTTAAACAATCAAAGAGTCTCTttatcatgtgccacatcccagtcTTCTGCTGGATTTCAGCCACTGTTCTCCAGAACATTTTAGAGGCgaaaagaaataatgttgtgAAAAATAATCAGGCTGATGACGCCTCCAAAAAACTGCAGGAATCAAATATTGAAGACACTCCAAAGACTCTGACACAAATGTACGCGCACTTTCTCAGATTTCAGATCCTGCAGAGCAGACGAAAGTATGATGGAGAATACAGACAAGATGTTTCCTGGGATAAAGATGCCATATTTTCACTGGGGAAACTGGCATTTCATGAGCTGGAAAGAAACAATGTGATCTTCTATGACACAGACCTGGAAGCCTGTGGTATTGATGTCTATAAGGCATCAGTGTATTCAGGCATGTGTACCCAGATCTTTAAGGAGGAAATGGGCATCGTTCTTGGTACCATGTACTGCTTCGTTCACTTGAGCATTCAAGAGTTTATTGCAGCCCTTTATGCACATCTGTTTCTAGACATAAAGAAGAGAAGTGTATTTGTTcatgaaaacaaaa GTCCAAAAACCATGATTGATTTGCTCAAGACTGCAGTGGACAAGGCACTAGAGAGTGATAATGGACACCTGGATCTTTTTCTTCGATTCCTCCTTGGTTTGTCACTCCAGTCCAATCAGCGACTCTTACAGGGTCTGTTGACACAGCAGGATGGAAATGACCAAATCAAAAAGGAAATAGTTCAGTACATCAAGCAGAAATTTGAAGCTAATCTGTCTCCAGAgagatccatcaatctgttctaCTGCCTGAATGAACTGAACGATCAAACTTTGGTGAAAGACATTCAGACCCACCTTAACAAAGGAAATCTCTCATCTGCTGATCTTTCACCTGCCCAGTGGTCTGCTTTGGCCTTTGTGTTGTTGACATCAgaggaggagctggaggagTTTGAGCTTCAAAAATTTTGTAAATCAGACGAGTGTCTCATTAGTTTACTGGCAGTCATCAAAACCTCCAAAAGAGCTCTGTAA
- the LOC127158187 gene encoding ribonuclease inhibitor-like, whose product MIDLLKTAVDKALESDNGHLDLFLRFLLGLSLQSNQRLLQGLLTQQDGNDQIKKEIVQYIKQKCEANLSPERSINLFYCLNELNDQTLVKDIQTHLSKGSLSSADLSPAQWSALAFVLLTSEEELEEFELQKFKKSDECLIRLLAVIKTSKRALLCNCSITEKQCLILTLALKSNPSHLRELNLTGNKLGDSGVKNLSDLLMNTQFKLEKLDLHYCGITDVSSLTQSLTNTKALQFLKELDLSFNKIGDSKQQLIDVLRDSNCKLSVDRDDNCCIL is encoded by the exons ATGATTGATTTGCTCAAGACTGCAGTGGACAAGGCACTAGAGAGTGATAATGGACACCTGGATCTTTTTCTTCGATTCCTCCTTGGTTTGTCACTCCAGTCCAATCAGCGACTCTTACAGGGTCTGTTGACACAGCAGGATGGAAATGACCAAATCAAAAAGGAAATAGTTCAGTACATCAAGCAGAAATGTGAAGCTAATCTGTCTCCAGAgagatccatcaatctgttctactgtctgaatgaactgaacGACCAAACTCTGGTAAAAGACATTCAGACCCACCTTAGCAAAGGAAGTCTCTCATCTGCTGATCTTTCACCTGCCCAGTGGTCTGCTTTGGCCTTTGTGTTGTTGACATCAgaggaggagctggaggagTTTGAGCTTCAGAAATTCAAGAAATCAGACGAGTGTCTCATTAGATTATTGGCAGTCATCAAAACCTCCAAAAGAGCTCT tctgtgtaattgcagtattacagagaaacagtgtctcatcctgactttagctctgaaatcaaacccatcacacctgagagaactgaacctgacagggaataaactaggagactctggagtgaaaaacctcagtgatctactgatgaacacacaattcaagctggagaaactaga TCTTCATTACTGTGGAATTACAGATGTTTCTTCTTTAACTCAGTCTTtgacaaacacaaaagcactgcagtttctaAAAGAGCTTGATCTGAGTTTTAATAAGATTGGAGACTCAAAGCAGCAGCTCATTGATGTGCTACGAGACTCAAACTGTAAACTGAG TGTAGATAGAGATGATAACTGCTGTATATTATAA